One genomic window of Quercus robur chromosome 6, dhQueRobu3.1, whole genome shotgun sequence includes the following:
- the LOC126689293 gene encoding adenylate isopentenyltransferase 5, chloroplastic-like, with protein sequence MNMINMRIYMSACKQVPPLVNFPGGLPGGLNMAPLFRRDKVVIVVGATGTGKSRLAIDLATRFHAEIVNSDKMQVYKGLDIVTNKVTEEECRGVPHHLLGTIDPNSNFSAEDFCHQALSVMESITSRDRLPIIAGGSNSYISALVNHHAEFRMKYECCFLWVDVSLPVLHSFVSERVDKMVEAGLVEEVRRLFDPEADYSRGIRRAIGVPELDQYLRFGVRADEKTRDRLLKVAISKIKENTCMLAWRQLQKIQQLHDQWEWDMHRLDATGVFLNRGKEADETWNRHVAEPSLNIVRKFLYEDCVPNIVSHEVAVATAAMIGAPIPMATVATACR encoded by the coding sequence ATGAATATGATTAATATGAGAATCTATATGTCTGCCTGTAAACAAGTACCGCCCCTAGTGAATTTCCCTGGTGGTCTACCTGGGGGTCTCAACATGGCACCTCTGTTTCGTCGAGATAAGGTTGTGATTGTAGTAGGAGCAACTGGTACCGGCAAGTCAAGGCTTGCCATTGACTTGGCAACTCGTTTCCATGCCGAGATTGTAAATTCTGACAAAATGCAAGTTTACAAAGGCCTTGACATAGTCACAAACAAAGTTACTGAGGAAGAGTGTCGTGGTGTACCCCACCATTTACTAGGCACAATTGACCCCAACTCCAATTTCAGCGCTGAAGATTTCTGCCACCAAGCTTTGTCAGTTATGGAATCAATTACATCTCGTGATCGGCTTCCTATAATTGCTGGTGGATCCAATTCTTATATTTCCGCATTAGTGAATCATCATGCTGAATTTCGAATGAAATACGAGTGTTGCTTTTTATGGGTAGATGTGTCGTTGCCTGTGCTTCATTCATTTGTGTCCGAACGAGTAGACAAGATGGTTGAAGCCGGATTGGTGGAGGAGGTGAGGAGATTGTTTGATCCAGAAGCTGATTACTCGCGTGGAATACGACGTGCAATTGGGGTACCTGAATTGGACCAATATCTACGCTTTGGAGTTAGAGCTGACGAAAAAACCCGAGATCGGCTTCTTAAGGTAGCCATTTCAAAAATCAAGGAGAACACATGTATGTTAGCTTGGCGTCAATTGCAAAAGATTCAACAACTTCATGACCAATGGGAATGGGATATGCATCGGCTCGACGCTACTGGGGTATTCCTAAATCGTGGCAAGGAGGCCGATGAGACATGGAATAGACACGTGGCAGAACCTAGCTTAAATATAGTACGAAAATTCCTATACGAAGATTGTGTGCCTAACATTGTTTCCCACGAAGTTGCAGTTGCTACCGCTGCTATGATTGGTGCGCCTATCCCTATGGCCACTGTGGCTACAGCATGTCGCTAA